The Candidatus Sulfotelmatobacter sp. region TTGTAAAGGTCACCCTGAACGGTGAGCCTGTCACGAGCGGTTGGACTCGAGTCCGCCCGAAAACCGGCTTGCCCTAACTGCCAATCATCATAGTTGTCGCCGTTCACGTGGTAGCCAGGTGAGCGCCCGAATCCTATGGCATAGGCGCGGTAGTCGAACCCATCACCATGGCCGCCGCCATACCGGATTGCTCCTGCACCTCGATCGGAATTTCCCGCGCCCGCGGTGGCGAGCTCTCCATGAGTTTCCTTGGCACTCTTCGTAATAATATTGATCACGCCGTTGACCGCATTCGATCCCCAGATCGTCCCTCCGGGCCCGCGAATCACCTCGATGCGGTCGACGTCGGCAAGGAGCAGGTTTTGAAGATTCCACTCGACCCCGGCGAACAGGGGAGTGTAGACGCTGCGGCCATCGATCAATACCAATACCGATTTCGAGAAGCCGCTGCCGAATCCGCGTATGCCTACGGCCCACACGCTCGAATTGACTCTGGCAACTTCAACGCCAGGCACGAGTCGAAGAACCTCCGGAATGCTTGTGGCCCCAGACCTTCGAATGTCCTCCTGGGTAAGAACGTAGACCGCAGCCGGAGTTCGCCAAACCTGCTCGGGCTCCTTGGAAGCGGTCGTCACCTCCACATCGCCGAGCTGCTCCAGGCTCAGATGTTTAAGGGTCACGCTGCTGTTTTGATCGCTTTCAGGGCCATCGGCCCAGCTCGTGCCGGCCAAGCCTGCGCCCAATAATAGGCATGACAAAATATCCAGGAAGAGTCTGATTGCGGTCCAGTAGCGTGCGTCGTTCATGAGCCGGGTCTAATTACTGAGGTCTTAGTGTTCTTGTGTCATCGGCCGGGAAGCATAATGACTTCAATCGGGTCTTGGCTGCCCATTCTCAACGACTGAAGCGCCAGGACTGCCGCTCTGCTTATGGGTACGCCCGTGCAATTAATGCCTAGAAAATCGTTTTCCTAACTCCACCGCTCTTGTGCAATAATTCCTCCCCGGAACCCCTCCGCGCCGGCCGAGCGCTGTCACGGATGCTCTTGAACAAAATTGGACCAAAATTCGACCAACATTTTGTGAGGCGAAAATCTCATGGCTAAGTTTCCCCTGTCTCGCCGTCAATTCATCAACCTTGGAGCGGGCGCTCTCGCCGCCTCGACTGTAGCCAAAAATATCCTGCAGCCTCATCTGCTTTCCGCATCACCCCGTCCGGTCGCTCCCAGCGATACCATCCGCTTCGCATCCATCGGCACCGGCATTCGCGGATGCGAGCATCTCGAAGCGTCGCTCAGCGTTCCCGGCATTCAGTGCGTCGCCGTCTGCGATCTTTATGACAGCCGCCACACCGCCGCGCAGGAATCCGTCAAGAATCCCAGCGTCCCCGCCACCCGCGACTATCGCTCCATCCTCGACCGCAAGGACGTCGACTCCGTCCTCATCGCCACCATGGACCACCAACATCGCCACATCTTCGAAGATGCCTGCGCCGCCGGCAAAGACATTTACTGCGAGAAGCCCATGTCGCACACCGTGGAAGACGGATTCGCCATGATGGAAGCCGCGCAAAAAAATAAACGCATGGTGTGCATCGGCAGCCAGCGCGTCAGTTCCATCCTCTACGCCAAAGCCAAAGAAATTTACGACTCCGGCAAACTCGGCGAAGTCTTCTCCATCAACGCCTATTGGGACCGCAACTCTCCCAGCGGCGCCTGGGTTTATCCCGTTCCCCCCGACGCCAGCGAAAAGACCATCGACTGGAACACTTTCCTGGGCAATGCCCCCAAGCGCCCCTTCGATCCCGTCCGCTTCTTCCGCTGGCGCTGCTTCACGGATTACGGCGAAGGCCTCGGCGGCGATCTTTTTGTACACCTACTCTCTGGCATCCAGTTCATCACCGGCATCAATCAGCCCGCGCAGCGCGCCATGTCCTCCGGCGGTCTGTTCCATTTCAAAGACGGCCGCGAATTCCCCGACCTGATCGAAACTCTCTACGAGTATCCCAACTGCCGCGTCACCCTGCGCTGCAACCTCAACAACGACGGCGGAGAGTTCATCGGCTTCTACGGCACCAAAGGCACCATGATCATCAAAGACGCGACTCTAAGCTACAAGCCGCAGGACACGCGTCCCCGGCCTGAAGACTATTCGATTTACGGTTGGCCAAAGGCGCTGCGCGACCAATATCTCCAGCAGTGGCAATTGGACCACCCCATGCCACCCGCCCTGGTATCGAAAACCGAAGAGGAAGGCGAGTCCTACGCCCTGCCTCGCGGATACAGCGACACCGTCGATCACCAGACCAACTTCTACAATGCCGTGCGCACCCGCAAACCCGTCGTCGAAAACGAAGTCTTCGGCAACCACGCCGCCATCGGCTGCCACTTGGCAAACTTCTCTTACTTCAACCAGGACGTTGCCGTCTGGGACGAGAAAACGAAAAAAATCGTGAAGGGATAAACGTTAGCGACAAGTTTCCCCCAAGTGCAGTCGGGTGCCCCATTTCTCGCGCGTTCTTTGCGCGAGAAGTGGGGCTTCTGTTTTCGCGAAGATTTCGATTGGAGGCGTTTGTCCATCCATCATGCCGTAAGTGGACTACCGTTTGTCGGCTGCAATGTGTGAAATTCTTTTCGCTCTATGCAGGGTGTCGAATTACATGTAAGATTCCTCGGATTTTTCAAGTCCCGGGAGATTTCACCATGTTTTGTCGGACCCTCGCGATAGCAATCCTGGCATCTCTACTCGCTCTCCCGACAGCTTCGGCGCGCCCGATCCGCTTCGCGGCTGCGACGACTACGACCAGCGGCATCTCTCACACAGTTCGCGTGGCGGTCGGCGACTTCAACCACGACGGCAATCCCGATCTCGCAATCTCCAGCACCTACAACCAAGTTGCGGTTTTTCTTGGTAACGGCGACGGGACCTTTAGCGGCCCAACGATCTACAACCTCACTTTCTACGTTACCGGCTCGGTGGCTGTCGGAGACTTCAATCACGATGGCAAACTCGATCTCGCGGTCGTGGGCGGAGACACTTCTGGCAACGGACTCGCCTTCCTCTCAGGCAATGGCGACGGCTCATTCAACCCTCCGGTCTACTTCCAGACCACTCTCGGCGGCGCCTCGATTGTGGCCGTCGCCCGCGACTTTAATCATGATCACAACTTGGACTTGTTTGTCGGGGGCAACGGCAGCAGTCAAGTACTTCTGGGAGATGGAAAGGGGAATTTTCAGAATGGCCAACTGGAAAGCGTGTACGGTGACGGCGTGGCGGTCGGCGACTTCAACAGTGATGGAAACCTCGACGTCGCCTCCACCCAGCCTTACCCCTACTACAACTCGACCGGCGTATCGATCCTGCTCGGAAACGGAGATGGCACGTTCCAGTCCCCGCTGGCCTATTCCGGCATGGAGGAGCCTTATGCGATCGCTGCTGGAGACTTCAACGGCGATAAGAAACTTGACCTGGCAATCGGAGATTACCTCTTCAATACCGTCGTCATTCTGCAGGGTAATGGCAATGGCACATTCACGAACATCGGCCAATGGTACGCAGGCGGCAATCCGGGCGCGATCGTCGTTTCCGATTTCAATCTTGATGGCAAGGCCGACTTGGCCGTGTCAGATTACAGTGGCAATGACGTCGACGTCTTAACCGGGCAAGGAGATGGCACGTTCCCTGGTTCAATATTTCTCTCAACCGGCGCCGGCGCTTCCGACGTCGTGGCTGTCGACCTGAACCACGACGGCTCTGCGGACCTTGTGGTGGTTAACAATGTGGACGACACTTTCAGTGTTCTGCTCAATGCAGCCGGAACTTACGTGCAGATCACAAGTTCGCCTAACCCCTCCCGCCTGGGCCAACCCGTGACCTTTACAGCTACTGTTAAGGGCAGCGTGACTAAATCTTCGACTCCTTCGGGCACCGTAGTTTTTAAGGATGGTGCAATTATTCTGGCAAACGTTCCGCTTGCCAGTGGCACTGCGGCATTTACTACATCGTCCTTGAGACAAGGCCGTCACAACATAACTGCGACGTATACCGGAGACATCGCCTTCAATCCACACGAACCAGCGACACTGATGCAACGAGTCCAATAGCATCGTAGTTACCCATTGCAGCCGATTCTCGAAAGAGTTCTATCTTCCGCCCGCTCGCTTGACAATCATTCCGCTTGGGCATCCACTTAATAAGTTGATCGGAGGCGTCTCATATGTTTCGCTCCCGCATTTGCGCAATTCCGATATTCCTCAGCCTCGCCTGTACCCTTCTGCCCGCTCAATCCGACTCTTCCGCGCCCGCCACCCAATCGGCGCAGGCCTCATCCGACATCCCCACCTTCCGTAGCACCGTCCGCCGCGTCGTCGTCGACGTCGTCGTTCGCGACCAGAACAATATGGCGGTTCACGGTCTCGCCGCCAAAGATTTCGTCCTTACCGAAGACGGCCGCCCGCAAAACATTCTCTCCTTCGATGTCCACGAGTTCGATACGCCATCGATCTCTATTCCCCCCAACACCCATCTCCCGACGAACAACTTCGTGAATATTCCCCCCGTCCCGGAGCGCGGCCCGCTCTACGTAATTCTTTACGACCTCGTCAACATCGAGATCGCCGACCAGCCCGACGCCCGACGCCAGGTCATGAACTTCATCAAGAAGAAGCCCGACGGAACCCGCTTCGCCCTCTTCGTTCACTCCGACACTCTCGCCCTGGTGCAGGGTTTCACCGACGACAAGAGTCTTCTGTACGCCGCCCTCGATCCTTCGCATCCCAAGCCGCACGTCCCCATGGTTTTCATGATGGGCAAGAATCTCGGCTTCGGCGACCCCGTCTCGACCATGAATATCCTGACCCAGGTCACGCAGTTTCTCGAAGGCGTTCCCGGACACAAGAATTTGATCTGGCTGGCCGGAACTTTTCCGCTTGCGCTCGCTCCCCGCCGCGAAGATCCGCGCGAATACGAGGACGACATCAAAGCCGAACTCAATGTGCTGACCCGCGCCGAGGTGGCGATTTATCCCATCAATGTCGGTGGCGTGCCTGTCAATCCTCCCGGCCAATTAACCGGAGCAAGACCAAACGGCGGCGCCGCCAGCCAGACCGCCACTGCCGGCGCCCAAATGACCGCAGCGGGCGCGACGGGCCAACACCCAACCAGCGGCCTCGGAGAATTGGGTTCCGGCGGCCAGGCTGACGCCGCTGGAATGGTGCAAGTCATGCAAACCGAAAGCACCTTCGATTCCGCCATCACCGACTACATGGTGCAGAAAGCCATTGCCGAGGCCACCGGCGGCCGCGCCTGGTGGAGCACCAACGACATCACCGGCGCACTCGAGGAAGCCACCGAGGTCGATGGCAATTACTACGAGTTGACTTACTCGCCCACCAACACCAGCGATGAAGGCCGACGCCGCAGCATTCGCGTGAAGCTCGACCAAAAGGGATATCAACTCGCTTATCGCCGCTTCTATTTCATGGGCGCTTACTCGGCCCGACCGCAATTATCCAAAGATCAACCGGCGGCCGCGTCCGTCGCCACCGCCGAAAACGATACGCTTCAACCCAATATGAAACACGGCGCTCCCATGCTCCACGATCTTCTCTTTTCCGCGCACGTCCGCGCCGACGGCATTCCCGCGAAAGCCACGGCAGAACAAATGGCCCAACTGGCCGAGCAGCCGGGCTATGCCGGCACGCGCAAAAAAGACAAACCGATGTCGTCCGTCGACGTACAGAAATATCTGGTGGATTACCGCGTAACTGACAAAGCTCTCGTCTCGAAAGCCGCCGGCAGCAAGCCCGCGCAATTCGAATTCGCCGCCGCCGCCTTCGATGACGACAGCCGCATGCTCAACGGCGTCATCAACAACGCCAGCGGAGAAACTTCCGTCAACCCGGAGACCAGCAAGTCCGGCGTCTTCCGCGTCCGCCAGGAGATTTACGTTCCCGCCGCCGCCTCCTGGATTCGCATCGGCGTCCGCGACAAATCCAGCAACCGCGTCGGCACCCTCGAAGTCCATCTCCCGCTCGCCCCCGAAACGCCGATCCCCGCCACAACATCGGCCCGTTAGACACCTCGAGAAATTGTCATCCCGACCGAAGCGGAGGGAACTGCTGTGCCGGATTTGCCTCGGTGAACCCCTGTGCCCTCTGTGGTCAAGATCTTTGTCCGCGAGTAGTGGGATGTTTTCGCTTCGACGAAGCGCTCTTCTGCCGCCGATAAAAATTCCGGAACTTCTCCCGATTCCCGCACCGCGTCATATCGCACCAGCGGCGCTGATGATTTTTGCTGGTATCCAGAAAAAACCACTCGCAGCTCTTCGAGAAGCATGCCCGCACATAGGCCAGTTGCTCCGTCGCCAGCAGATCGCCCGCCGCGCGCGCAATCGGCCACAGCACGCGATCGAAGTCGCGGACATCGTCGAACTTCCACGCGAAGCCGCCTCTCACCGTAACCAGGCTCATGTGCATCGCCGCGTCCTGCGCAAACGCGTTGAGCTTCGCGAGCGCAGCCGGAGGCACTGGCCGCCGATTAATGACTTCCCAAAATACATCGTGAATCGCTTCCCGCAACTCTCTGCCCCGCACCAGCGCTTCCTGCGCGCCGCCGGGATTGATGCGGCTCCGCTCCTGCAACCCATCCGCCTGACGCCCATCGAGCAGCCCCGCATCCTCGCCGAAGCGCACGAGATCGCTATACGTAACGAGCAACTCTTTCGGCAAGATGTGACGGTCGTCGAGCGTGTTCACGAAGTCGAGGCACACGTTCCCCGCAATCAAATCGAAGCGCGGCGGATACCGACCTGCGATTTTCTCCTCTTCCCTCTTCTGGTCCAGCGGATTTTCCTTTCGCGATCTTCTCTAACCATTAAAACACACTTGACAAGTTAGGAGCTAACGATTATTATCGACCTAACTCGTAATTGCGCTTTTGGCGGTTAGCTTATGACGACTCAAGTCGGCGCTCGAAGCTACGGCACCCAATCCTCAGCAAGCAACCGCCAACGAAGAGTTGGCCGGGCAGGAAAAGGTTATAGCCGAAAAGATCATTAACATTGGAGGCAGACGCGTGATTGTGCCCAACTCACTTAGACCTGCAACCGCTCGCAGCCGTGCGTATTCCACTCAGCTGGCGCTTGCCTTCGCGGCCATCTATATCGTCTGGGGGTCGACCTATCTCGCAATTCGTTACGCAGTCGAAACCATTCCTCCGCTCGTCACTGCCGGCATTCGGCACTCGATTGCCGGAGTGATTATGTTCGCTTGGGCCTGGGCTCGCGGCTTTCGTCCCACCCGCGCACATTGGATTTCAGGATGCGTCTTGGGAACATTGTTCTTTCTGATCGGCCACGGCTCGCTGCACTGGGCAGAACAATATGTAGGCTCCGGTCTCGCAGCCTTGCTCGTCGCGACCGAACCCATGTTCATTCTTGTGCTGGCGTGGTTCATGGGGCAGCAGCGGATCAGCCGGCTGAGCGCTCTGGGATTGGGTTTGGGCGTGCTCGGAGTCGCAATACTGGCGGGCGCCGAGTTGACGATGAAAGGATCGAGCCTGCTCGCAGTGCTGGCCGTGCTGCTGGGCTCGCTCTCATGGTCGGCCGGGGTCGTGATCTCGCCCAGGCTCAAATTGCCTGAGGACGCTCTCGGCCGAACTGCGCTGCCCACGCTTTGCGGCGCGGCTATGCTGCTCGCAGCCGCAGGCCTCACCGGGGAATTTCATGCCACCCATTGGGCCGCCATTTCTCTCCATTCAATTGTGGGCCTGGCCTACCTCATCGTTTTCGGTTCGGTGGTGGCGTTTACGGCTTACACCTGGCTGTTGCAGCGCTGCCCGCCGGCGCTGGTCGCGACCCACACTTACGCGAATCCAGTGGTTGCCGTATTCCTGGGATGGCTCCTAGCATCCGAGCCGCTCACCATGCGCGTCGTGCTGGCGTCAGTTGCCATCCTCGCCGCAATCGTCCTCGTACGCCGCGGAGAACAAGCCACTAAAGCACCGGCCTCAATCTCGCTGCTGCCCAAACTGCGGAACGAGGAATGTGCTTAAACGCGAGTAATTGCCTGCCGCTATCACGCCAGTCGCTGTGACCCGAGCCCAGTCACATCGAGTTGTCATCCCGAAGCGAGCCGTTCTTCAGGCGAAGGGAGGGATCTCCCGCGCCACAACTCTGTCCAGTCGCCTGTATCGATCCCACCGACTGCCGCTCCACAAATTTTAGTTAACCATAGTTTACGTTCTGCTA contains the following coding sequences:
- a CDS encoding Gfo/Idh/MocA family oxidoreductase, translated to MAKFPLSRRQFINLGAGALAASTVAKNILQPHLLSASPRPVAPSDTIRFASIGTGIRGCEHLEASLSVPGIQCVAVCDLYDSRHTAAQESVKNPSVPATRDYRSILDRKDVDSVLIATMDHQHRHIFEDACAAGKDIYCEKPMSHTVEDGFAMMEAAQKNKRMVCIGSQRVSSILYAKAKEIYDSGKLGEVFSINAYWDRNSPSGAWVYPVPPDASEKTIDWNTFLGNAPKRPFDPVRFFRWRCFTDYGEGLGGDLFVHLLSGIQFITGINQPAQRAMSSGGLFHFKDGREFPDLIETLYEYPNCRVTLRCNLNNDGGEFIGFYGTKGTMIIKDATLSYKPQDTRPRPEDYSIYGWPKALRDQYLQQWQLDHPMPPALVSKTEEEGESYALPRGYSDTVDHQTNFYNAVRTRKPVVENEVFGNHAAIGCHLANFSYFNQDVAVWDEKTKKIVKG
- a CDS encoding FG-GAP-like repeat-containing protein, translated to MFCRTLAIAILASLLALPTASARPIRFAAATTTTSGISHTVRVAVGDFNHDGNPDLAISSTYNQVAVFLGNGDGTFSGPTIYNLTFYVTGSVAVGDFNHDGKLDLAVVGGDTSGNGLAFLSGNGDGSFNPPVYFQTTLGGASIVAVARDFNHDHNLDLFVGGNGSSQVLLGDGKGNFQNGQLESVYGDGVAVGDFNSDGNLDVASTQPYPYYNSTGVSILLGNGDGTFQSPLAYSGMEEPYAIAAGDFNGDKKLDLAIGDYLFNTVVILQGNGNGTFTNIGQWYAGGNPGAIVVSDFNLDGKADLAVSDYSGNDVDVLTGQGDGTFPGSIFLSTGAGASDVVAVDLNHDGSADLVVVNNVDDTFSVLLNAAGTYVQITSSPNPSRLGQPVTFTATVKGSVTKSSTPSGTVVFKDGAIILANVPLASGTAAFTTSSLRQGRHNITATYTGDIAFNPHEPATLMQRVQ
- a CDS encoding VWA domain-containing protein, with the protein product MFRSRICAIPIFLSLACTLLPAQSDSSAPATQSAQASSDIPTFRSTVRRVVVDVVVRDQNNMAVHGLAAKDFVLTEDGRPQNILSFDVHEFDTPSISIPPNTHLPTNNFVNIPPVPERGPLYVILYDLVNIEIADQPDARRQVMNFIKKKPDGTRFALFVHSDTLALVQGFTDDKSLLYAALDPSHPKPHVPMVFMMGKNLGFGDPVSTMNILTQVTQFLEGVPGHKNLIWLAGTFPLALAPRREDPREYEDDIKAELNVLTRAEVAIYPINVGGVPVNPPGQLTGARPNGGAASQTATAGAQMTAAGATGQHPTSGLGELGSGGQADAAGMVQVMQTESTFDSAITDYMVQKAIAEATGGRAWWSTNDITGALEEATEVDGNYYELTYSPTNTSDEGRRRSIRVKLDQKGYQLAYRRFYFMGAYSARPQLSKDQPAAASVATAENDTLQPNMKHGAPMLHDLLFSAHVRADGIPAKATAEQMAQLAEQPGYAGTRKKDKPMSSVDVQKYLVDYRVTDKALVSKAAGSKPAQFEFAAAAFDDDSRMLNGVINNASGETSVNPETSKSGVFRVRQEIYVPAAASWIRIGVRDKSSNRVGTLEVHLPLAPETPIPATTSAR
- a CDS encoding ABATE domain-containing protein; amino-acid sequence: MCLDFVNTLDDRHILPKELLVTYSDLVRFGEDAGLLDGRQADGLQERSRINPGGAQEALVRGRELREAIHDVFWEVINRRPVPPAALAKLNAFAQDAAMHMSLVTVRGGFAWKFDDVRDFDRVLWPIARAAGDLLATEQLAYVRACFSKSCEWFFLDTSKNHQRRWCDMTRCGNREKFRNFYRRQKSASSKRKHPTTRGQRS
- a CDS encoding EamA family transporter, which produces MPNSLRPATARSRAYSTQLALAFAAIYIVWGSTYLAIRYAVETIPPLVTAGIRHSIAGVIMFAWAWARGFRPTRAHWISGCVLGTLFFLIGHGSLHWAEQYVGSGLAALLVATEPMFILVLAWFMGQQRISRLSALGLGLGVLGVAILAGAELTMKGSSLLAVLAVLLGSLSWSAGVVISPRLKLPEDALGRTALPTLCGAAMLLAAAGLTGEFHATHWAAISLHSIVGLAYLIVFGSVVAFTAYTWLLQRCPPALVATHTYANPVVAVFLGWLLASEPLTMRVVLASVAILAAIVLVRRGEQATKAPASISLLPKLRNEECA